The genomic interval CGGGTGGATGGCTCGCGGCGCGCTCGACGCGGCCCATCGAGGCGCTCGTGAGGCTCGCGCGCCGCTACGGGCAGAGGGAGTTTTCGGCGCGGGCCGACGTACACACGGGCGACGAGCTCGAGGAGCTCGCGGGCGCGCTCGGAGAGATGGCGACCTCGATCGAGGACGGAGAGAGGGAGCTCGCCAAGAAGCGAGAGACCGAGGCGCAGCTCTCGCGGTACCTCCCGTCCGAGATCGCGCGCTCGATCGCCGAGGGCACGCGCACGCTCGGCCTCGGAGGGGAGCGGCGCCCCGTCACCGTGCTCTTCGCCGACATCGCGTCGTTCACGTCGTTCGCGGAGCGCTCTTCGCCCGAGGCCGTGGTGGGCTTCCTGAACGAGGTGTTCTCGATCTTGACCGAGGTCGTGTTCCGGCACGGCGGCATGGTCGACAAGTTCATGGGCGACTGCATCATGGCCGTATTCGGCGCGACCGAGGCCGAGGGCGACCCCGCCCGCGCGACCCACGCCGCACGTGCCCTCGCCGCGGCCGAGGACATGCACAGGTTCGTCGAGACCCAGGCCGCCGAGTGGAAGAAGCGCTTCGAGTTCGACGTGAAGCTCGGCATCGGGGTGTCGTCGGGCGAGGCGCTCGTGGGGAACCTCGGCAGCGAGACCCGCATGGAGTTCACGGCGATCGGCGACACCGTGAACACGGCCGCCAGGCTCGAGAGCGTCGCGCAGGCAGGCCAGACGCTCGTCACCGGCGACGTCGCCAAGGCCGCGGGCGACACCTACGAGCTGCGCGCCCTCGGCCCCCACCCGCTCCGCGGAAAACGCGAGCCCGTCGAGCTGTTCGAGCTCCTCACCTGAACCGAGGTCCGCGTTGAGCTTCCCGTCGTCGATGGGCCACGAAGGCCCGCCCTGCCCCTCCTGCGGCACGCCGCTCGAAGACCCGCGCAAGTGCGCGATCTGCGGGCACGAGCTCCCCGACCCTCGCCTAGGGCACGTCGTGGCCGGGAGGTACCGCCTCGACGCCGTGCTCGGCGAGGGTGGCATGGGCGTCGTCTACCGGGGCACGCACACCACGCTCGGTGAGGCCGTCGCCGTGAAGTTCTTGAAGGCCGAGTGGACCGCGAAGCCCGAGTTTCGCGCCCGGTTCCGCCGCGAGGCCGTCATCCTCGCGAAGCTCCGTCACCCCGGCATCGTCAGCGTCCTCGATTTCGGCGAGGACTCCGGCGACCTCTTCATGGTCATGGAGCTCGTGAACGGCACGCCCCTCTCCGACCTCGTCGGCGAGAAGGGTCAGGTGCTCGGGCGCCTCCGCACGTTCGGAGTGTTCGACGAGCTGCTCGCCGTGCTCGAGGCCGCCCACGACGAGGGCATCGTGCACCGCGATCTCAAGCCCGAGAACGTGATGCTCGTGACCGGGAAGGACCGCCAAGACCGCGTCAAGGTTCTCGATTTCGGGATCGCCTACCTCGACGACGGAGGCAGCGCCGGGCAGCGGTTGACCGAGACCGGCACGATCCGCGGCACGCCCCAGTACATGTCTCCGGAGCAGTGCAAGGGCGCCGAGGTCTCCGCGCCTTCGGACGTGTACTCGGCCGGGGTCATGCTGTTCGAGGCGCTCACGGGCAGCCTGCCGTTCGACGCCGTCGAGGTGACGGGGCTCATGGTGCAGCACATGTTCGTCGAGGCTCCGTCGATGAGAGAGACCGGGACGAAGCCCGACGTCTCGCGCGGCCTCGAGGCGCTCGTGCGGCGAACGTTGGCCAAGCGCCCCGAAGATCGCCCCTCGGCGCGCGCCTTTCGAGAAGAGCTCGCCGCGATCGCCAAGGGCACCGACGTCGCCTCGTTCGAGGACCGCGCCGCCGAAGAGCGAACACGGAACGCGGCGCTCTCGCGCAGCGATCGCGCCATCACCGGCGTCACGCGTGCCGCGGAGTCCTCGGGCGACGGCGTGACCGCGACCTCCTCCGAGACCGTGGTCGTCTGGGCCGACGCGGCCCGGGCGTCCGCGCTGCGCACGGCGCTCGCGGTGCACGGCCTCCGTGCCGAGATCCACGCGTCGGAGGGCGCCCCCGCCGACGGCTCCGCCGCGTCCGCGAAGGCCCTCGTCGTGGCGAGCAGCCACGACGCCTCGGCCGAGTCCAAGATCGCCTCGACCCGTGGAGGCGCGTTCGCGCGCGTGCCCGTGCTCGCCGTCGACGCGGCGAGCGCCGCCGAAACGGCGACCCTGGTCCGCGCGGGGGCGAGCGACGTCGCGCTCTCTTCGGCGACGGACGACGAGATCGTGAAGAAGGTCAGGCGGCTCGTCCGGCGAGGCCGCTAACCCATGAGAAACACATGAGAATCCTTAACTCCGCCCTCCTCCTTGCCCTCGTCGCTCTGGCCCCGTCGAGCGCCTTCGCGCAGTCGGCGAACAGCGACTACACCACGAAAGCCGGCGACGACTGCGTGAGCGTCGCCATGAAGGCCTACGGGGACCGGCGCGCCGTCGAGCTCATTCACGAGGCGAACCCGTGGATGGGCCCGGTCCCCCACGTGCTCAAGCCCGGCACCGTGCTCCACCTGCCGCCGAAGAGCCAGCTCGGCACCTCGCCCGACGCACGCGTCACCTTCGTGCGCAACAAGGTGACCGTTCAGGCCGCGGCGACCAAGTCGGCCGAGCTCAACGATCCTCTCTTTCGGACGAACCGCGTGAGCACGGCGAACGCGTCGTCCGCGAACGTCACGTTCCGCGACGAGACCCAGATTCGCATCGGCGAGGAGAGCCTCGTCATCATCTTGGGAGACGTGCAGGGCGCCGCGAAGAAACAACCGGCCGACGCGACGCTGGTCTCGGGTGCGCTCCAGGCACGCCTCGGCGAGCTCTCGGGCAAACGCCCCCTCACGGTCGAGACCGGCGGTGGGGCGAAGGTCACGATGTCGAGCGGAGACGCCGTGGTGGGCGTCGACGCGCAGAAGACCACGCGCCTCGCCGTCCACGGTGGGAGCGCGGCGTTCGCGGCGGCCTTGTCGACGGTCACCGTGGCGAAGGGGTTCGGCTCGAAGGCCGAGAGCGGCAAGCCACCCACGCCCCCGCGCCCCCTCCCCGCCGCTCCGGTGTGGGCCTCGGCGCCCCCCGAGGTCGTCTTCGCCGACGCGGCGGGCAAGGCGCGCGTCGTCGCGCGGTACGCGGACTCGGGGCTCGCGGGCAAGCCCAAGGCCGCCTCGTTCCGCGTCCGCGTCGCGCGAGATCCGTCCATGGACGACCTCGTGAGCGACACGGTGGTCCCCTCCAAGGTGACCGAGCTCGACGCGCAGAACCTGCCCGTCGGAGCCTATTTTCTTAGGGTATCGTCGATCGACGACGACAAGTTCGAGAGCCCCGT from Myxococcales bacterium carries:
- a CDS encoding protein kinase, whose amino-acid sequence is MSFPSSMGHEGPPCPSCGTPLEDPRKCAICGHELPDPRLGHVVAGRYRLDAVLGEGGMGVVYRGTHTTLGEAVAVKFLKAEWTAKPEFRARFRREAVILAKLRHPGIVSVLDFGEDSGDLFMVMELVNGTPLSDLVGEKGQVLGRLRTFGVFDELLAVLEAAHDEGIVHRDLKPENVMLVTGKDRQDRVKVLDFGIAYLDDGGSAGQRLTETGTIRGTPQYMSPEQCKGAEVSAPSDVYSAGVMLFEALTGSLPFDAVEVTGLMVQHMFVEAPSMRETGTKPDVSRGLEALVRRTLAKRPEDRPSARAFREELAAIAKGTDVASFEDRAAEERTRNAALSRSDRAITGVTRAAESSGDGVTATSSETVVVWADAARASALRTALAVHGLRAEIHASEGAPADGSAASAKALVVASSHDASAESKIASTRGGAFARVPVLAVDAASAAETATLVRAGASDVALSSATDDEIVKKVRRLVRRGR